One window of the Drosophila gunungcola strain Sukarami chromosome 3L unlocalized genomic scaffold, Dgunungcola_SK_2 000009F, whole genome shotgun sequence genome contains the following:
- the LOC128259843 gene encoding sugar transporter SWEET1 — MEALGDLLAPHSELIAKVAGTITTLQFLSGVALMNDIRKKGSSDVYPVGPFLGGVVLTVLSLKLANIMNDAAMINTNLIGLVINFVFLVGFYYYASSGSRGTIWKQVGCSSVFLLVVTAYANFEDPAKIEFRLGMLITGILVWLVGSPLLHLPQIIEKKSTEGMPFPIILAGNMVAASWMVYAISIKNTVMVLQNLLLLVLGGIQLAMFAIYPNKPAAAKKPKDSKKDK, encoded by the exons ATGGAGGCACTGGGGGACCTATTGGCGCCTCATAGCGAGCTCATCGCCAAGGTAGCCGGCACCATCACTACCCTGCAGTTTCTGTCCGGCGTGGCGCTGATGAACGACATCCGGAAGAAGGGCAGCAGCGATGTCTACCCGGTGGGTCCGTTTCTCGGCGGAGTGGTGCT GACCGTTCTCAGCTTAAAGCTGGCAAATATTATGAACGATGCTGCCATGATCAATACCAATTTAATTGGACTGGTCATCAACTTCGTCTTCCTGGTCGGTTTTTACTACTACGCCTCCAGCGGCAGCAGGGGCACCATCTGGAAGCAGGTCGGCTGCTCCTCGGTGTTCCTATTGGTCGTCACTGCATATGCCAACTTCGAGGATCCCGCCAAGATCGAGTTCCGTCTGGGAATGCTGATCACAGGCATCCTGGTGTGGTTGGTGGGCTCGCCGCTCCTCCATCTGCCGCAAATCATTGAGAAGAAGAGCACCGAGGGCATGCCCTTCCCAATTATCCTGGCCGGTAATATGGTGGCTGCATCCTGGATGGTGTACGCCATATCCATCAAGAATACTGTGATGGTG CTCCAgaatctgctgctgctggtgttggGAGGAATTCAGCTCGCCATGTTTGCTATTTATCCCAATAAGCCGGCGGCTGCTAAGAAGCCCAAGGACAGCAAGAAGGACAAATAA
- the LOC128259851 gene encoding dynein light chain Tctex-type protein 2B: MSAIRARSLSTGKEANRLSGVSDISRSDAQSNSLSEDELEPGNEAKPAADVTIYNSYNMGPAFGKKFPLPYIRFMIAQVVKDKLGNKNYNQTDALKWTRDVADEINLKMKGRGSNPRFKHVVNVVLYQQTGAGCFYGARAIWDELSDDYERYTYDGGSFICIATVFGCYQY; the protein is encoded by the coding sequence ATGTCTGCAATTAGGGCTAGAAGCTTATCAACGGGGAAAGAAGCTAATCGTTTGTCCGGAGTCAGCGACATCAGCCGATCCGATGCACAATCTAACAGTCTATCCGAGGACGAACTGGAGCCTGGAAATGAGGCGAAACCGGCGGCAGATGTCACCATCTATAACTCCTATAACATGGGCCCGGCTTTTGGCAAAAAGTTCCCGTTGCCCTACATTCGTTTCATGATAGCCCAAGTGGTCAAGGACAAGTTGGGCAATAAAAACTACAATCAAACGGACGCCCTAAAGTGGACCCGGGATGTTGCCGACGAGATCAACCTGAAGATGAAGGGCCGTGGATCCAATCCGAGATTCAAGCACGTGGTCAACGTAGTGCTATATCAGCAAACCGGAGCTGGATGTTTCTACGGAGCCCGAGCCATTTGGGATGAGCTATCGGATGACTATGAGCGCTATACCTACGATGGCGGCAGTTTTATTTGCATCGCCACTGTTTTCGGTTGCTATCAATATTAA
- the LOC128259848 gene encoding C-type lectin 37Da-like → MFIKYTVLWTLSGLLSLVGAFQVIPAIEDGVPDYLNITTAPFVKIGHGYYYIETKTAKNWFDATESCHRMEAYLVAFETIEEWDLVNQYLFKNGIDNVYWTSGADLANLGKHDWFSTGQPLTLNIWYPGEPNNLNGIEHCDALGDRRSVTNYNVLNDMNCESAKLYICERLYPKTASFVIW, encoded by the exons ATGTTCATAAAGTACACAGTGCTCTGGACACTTTCGGGCCTACTTTCTCTCGTTGGAGCTTTTCAGGTGATACCAGCTATTGAAGATG GAGTGCCAGATTACCTGAACATTACAACAGCTCCATTCGTTAAGATCGGCCATGGCTATTATTACATTGAAACCAAAACGGCAAAAAACTGGTTTGATGCAACCGAATCTTGCCATCGGATGGAGGCCTATCTAGTAGCTTTTGAGACCATTGAAGAATGGGATTTGGTAAATCAATATCTGTTTAAGAATGGTATAGATAACGTGTACTGGACTTCAGGTGCCGATTTGGCAAATCTGGGAAAACATGATTGGTTTTCAACTGGTCAACCGTTAACTTTAAATATCTGGTATCCGGGAGAACCAAATAATCTAAATGGGATCGAGCATTGTGACGCGCTGGGGGACCGAAGGTCCGTAACCAATTATAATGTGTTAAACGACATGAACTGTGAATCAGCCAAACTTTACATATGTGAAAGATTATATCCAAAGACAGCCTCGTTTGTTATTTGGTAA
- the LOC128259829 gene encoding DDB1- and CUL4-associated factor 13, whose translation MKVKMISRNPDNYVRETKLQQHKLPRNYDPALHPLEGPREYVRALNATKLDRVFAKPFVCNLSGHRDGVSCFGKHPKQLSCLATGAYDGEVRIWDLANRTSSRNFVAHDGFVRGIAYTRDGDRIFTVGDDKTIKVWKTEAPEIGEDEVPVNTILSKFGLHGISHNRKDNKFATCGEVCAIWDEKHNDPLKTLKWGVDTLHTISYNPVETSILACCASDRSIILYDQREAQPLRKVVLTMKSNKLAWNPMEAFNFTVANEDCNLYTFDTRKLQTPLKVHFDHVSAVTDVDYSPTGKEFVTASYDKTIRIYNAHHSHSRDIYHTKRMQHVVCVAWSLDNRYVFSGSDEMNVRMWKANASEKLGVIRPRERVNFNYQEALKQKYAAHPQIKRIARHRQVPRHVLNAQKKMRTVKEKQQVKEANVRKHSKKGKVPYVSEKKKHVLKEEV comes from the exons ATGAAGGTGAAAATGATCAGTCGCAACCCGGACAATTATGTGCGGGAAACCAAGTTGCAGCAGCATAAAC TGCCACGGAACTACGATCCAGCTCTGCATCCCTTGGAGGGTCCCAGGGAATATGTGCGTGCTCTGAATGCCACCAAACTGGACCGAGTGTTTGCCAAGCCCTTCGTGTGCAATTTAAGCGGCCATCGCGATGGAGTCTCTTGTTTTGGGAAGCATCCCAAGCAACTATCCTGCTTGGCCACTGGTGCGTATGACGGTGAGGTCCGAATTTGGGACCTGGCCAATCGCACAAGTTCCCGGAACTTCGTGGCCCACGATGGTTTCGTCAGGGGCATAGCCTACACCCGGGATGGAGATCGCATCTTCACCGTGGGCGATGACAAAACCATCAAAGTGTGGAAGACCGAGGCCCCGGAAATCGGCGAAGATGAGGTGCCGGTAAACACCATACTGAGTAAATTCGGCCTCCATGGCATCTCGCACAATCGCAAGGATAACAAATTCGCCACCTGTGGCGAGGTGTGCGCCATCTGGGACGAGAAGCACAACGATCCTTTGAAGACTCTGAAGTGGGGCGTCGATACGCTGCACACCATATCGTACAACCCCGTGGAGACGAGCATCCTGGCCTGTTGTGCCAGCGATCGTAGCATTATCCTGTACGATCAGCGGGAGGCGCAGCCACTGCGGAAGGTCGTCCTCACCATGAAGAGCAACAAGTTGGCCTGGAATCCCATGGAGGCGTTTAACTTCACAGTCGCCAACGAGGATTGCAA TCTTTACACCTTTGACACTCGCAAGCTGCAGACACCCCTGAAGGTGCACTTTGACCATGTTTCCGCTGTCACCGATGTGGACTACTCGCCCACGGGCAAGGAATTCGTCACGGCCAGCTACGACAAGACCATCCGCATTTACAATGCCCACCACAGCCACTCGCGTGACATTTATCACACCAAACGCATGCAGCACGTGGTCTGTGTGGCCTGGTCGCTGGACAATCGATACGTCTTCTCCGGCTCCGACGAGATGAACGTGCGCATGTGGAAGGCGAATGCCTCCGAGAAACTGGGCGTCATTCGGCCGCGCGAGCGGGTCAACTTCAATTACCAGGAGGCGCTGAAGCAGAAGTATGCCGCCCATCCGCAGATCAAGCGAATCGCTCGCCATCGGCAGGTGCCGCGTCACGTGCTCAATGCCCAGAAGAAGATGCGCACGGTCAAGGAGAAGCAGCAGGTCAAGGAGGCCAATGTGCGCAAGCACTCCAAGAAGGGCAAGGTGCCCTACGTCAGCGAAAAGAAAAAGCATGTGCTGAAGGAGGAGGTCTAG
- the LOC128259830 gene encoding uncharacterized protein LOC128259830, translating into MSLSAILRSVSNGLGFGAVAKRKDLDSLPFTTRQRSISRHSSPSSSTSKSSAIPLNLRIHSEDEEDSSPDEDCLASAVVQLTKTQNPYQQTIQQILRLVSELEHTIREDQQQEFKLRMALDRQTERVEELLFSLDTEKQRNGRLAQLLRGIDTSSSGDSDPEEKIPSGSHIKSIGDLYNSISPLLMQQRYDELSVSHRQSRRQLARKDKALKVLKCETEQLHSKYDQLFDEYRSEQRRFELLCARYIQMQMKKKQQIFNLKNTLSHASECIFHAQVAIDEGCHREKSAISQEHLLNFSRNVECFIEALRNCCCLRKVHEIQQQKLDGKELDKRQIDDAVTLKAKEPSIASSGTYVQYSSKHQPRIRRYRHTTR; encoded by the exons ATGAGCCTGAGTGCCATCCTGAGGAGTGTGAGCAACGGACTAGGCTTCGGGGCCGTAGCAAAAAGAAAGGATTTGGATAGCCTGCCGTTCACCACCCGCCAGAGGTCCATCTCGCGCCACAGTTCCCCTTCGAGCTCCACCTCAAAGTCCTCCGCCATTCCACTTAACCTCCGAATCCACTCGGAGGACGAAGAGGACAGCTCCCCGGACGAGGATTGCCTGGCCTCGGCTGTTGTACAGTTGACTAAAACCCAAAATCCTTACCAGCAGACCATCCAGCAGATCCTGCGACTGGTCAGCGAACTGGAGCACACCATCCGCGAGGATCAGCAGCAGGAGTTCAAGCTGCGGATGGCCCTCGATCGGCAAACGGAACGGGTTGAGGAACTATTGTTCTCACTGGATACGGAAAAGCAGCGGAACGGACGGCTGGCGCAGCTGCTCCGGGGAATCGATACCTCCAGCTCCGGGGACAGCGATCCGGAGGAGAAGATTCCCAGCGGATCCCATATCAAGTCCATCGGAGACTTGTACAATTCCATCAGTCCCCTGCTCATGCAACAGCG GTACGATGAGCTCTCGGTGTCCCATCGCCAGAGTCGTCGACAGTTGGCAAGGAAGGATAAGGCTCTCAAGGTCCTCAAGTGTGAGACAGAGCAGCTGCACTCGAAATACGATCAGCTTTTCGATGAGTATCGGAGTGAACAGCGCCGCTTCGAGTTGCTTTGTGCCCGCTACATCCAAATGCAGATGAAAAAGAAGCAGCAAATCTTCAACCTGAAGAATACCCTCAGTCACGCCAGTGAGTGCATCTTCCACGCCCAAGTGGCCATCGACGAGGGCTGTCATCGAGAGAAGTCCGCCATTTCCCAGGAGCACCTGCTCAACTTCAGCAGGAATGTGGAGTGTTTTATCGAAGCCCTGAGGAATTGCTGCTGCCTGCGAAAAGTCCACGAAATTCAGCAGCAAAAGCTCGATGGAAAAGAGCTAGACAAGAGGCAGATCGATGATGCGGTCACCCTGAAAGCCAAGGAACCCTCTATAGCCAGTAGTGGCACCTACGTTCAGTATTCCTCAAAACATCAGCCTCGCATCCGACGATACAGACATACAACCCGTTGA
- the LOC128259846 gene encoding mpv17-like protein isoform X2, with protein sequence MYKWLDRVLPGTTKIVIVKKLVLDQFVLTPYLLTVFYAGMSIMEGSEDTFLELREKFVPTFVRSCIFWLPAQALNFSLVAPRFRVIYMGVCGLIWVNILCWTKRQSLPVTAKSNAT encoded by the exons AT GTATAAATGGTTAGATCGCGTTCTTCCCGGCACTACCAAAATTGTAATAGTAAAAAAATTGGTATTGGATCAATTTGTATTAACGCCATATCTACTGACTGTGTTTTATGCAG GCATGTCCATTATGGAGGGCTCTGAGGATACTTTCCTGGAATTGCGCGAGAAGTTCGTGCCGACCTTCGTGCGTTCTTGTATTTTCTGGCTACCAGCTCAGGCTTTGAACTTTTCCCTGGTAGCGCCACGATTCCGAGTTATTTATATGGGTGTTTGCGGTCTGATCTGGGTAAATATTCTGTGCTGGACCAAGAGGCAGAGTCTACCGGTGACAGCCAAATCAAACGCAACCTAA
- the LOC128259846 gene encoding mpv17-like protein isoform X1, whose protein sequence is MARLISGVRTLFRQYPFVTNSAIYGSLYVGAEYSQQFASKRWLAPAAEREDIDYATIGRYAVMGTAVYAPTLYFWYKWLDRVLPGTTKIVIVKKLVLDQFVLTPYLLTVFYAGMSIMEGSEDTFLELREKFVPTFVRSCIFWLPAQALNFSLVAPRFRVIYMGVCGLIWVNILCWTKRQSLPVTAKSNAT, encoded by the exons ATGGCGCGGTTGATATCGGGAGTCCGTACTTTATTCCGTCAATATCCATTCGTCACCAATAGCGCCATCTATGGGAGTCTGTATGTGGGCGCCGAATACTCGCAGCAATTCGCATCGAAACGCTGGCTGGCC CCGGCGGCCGAGCGCGAGGATATCGATTATGCAACAATAGGAAGATATGCTGTAATGGGCACCGCAGTCTATGCCCCAACCCTTTACTTTTG GTATAAATGGTTAGATCGCGTTCTTCCCGGCACTACCAAAATTGTAATAGTAAAAAAATTGGTATTGGATCAATTTGTATTAACGCCATATCTACTGACTGTGTTTTATGCAG GCATGTCCATTATGGAGGGCTCTGAGGATACTTTCCTGGAATTGCGCGAGAAGTTCGTGCCGACCTTCGTGCGTTCTTGTATTTTCTGGCTACCAGCTCAGGCTTTGAACTTTTCCCTGGTAGCGCCACGATTCCGAGTTATTTATATGGGTGTTTGCGGTCTGATCTGGGTAAATATTCTGTGCTGGACCAAGAGGCAGAGTCTACCGGTGACAGCCAAATCAAACGCAACCTAA